One genomic region from Mesorhizobium terrae encodes:
- a CDS encoding NAD(P)-dependent oxidoreductase translates to MDIGFIGLGVMGQPMALNLARAGKPLTVWNRSAERCEPLRAAGAKVAADAAEVFAVTRIVILMLATEAAMDAVLGRGSADFTTHVGGRTIVHMGTTSADYSRRLGADIEAAGGTYVEAPVSGSRKPAEAGQLVAMLAGAPEVVETVRPLLQPMCRDMVPCGVVPNALLMKLAVNIFLITMVTGLAESVHFAERHGLDLERLVAVLNAGPMASDVSRIKAAKLLSGDFSVQAAITDVFKNNRLITEAARTAKVASPLLDVCHALYGETEAMGLGQEDMAAVIRALEQRTAAARAT, encoded by the coding sequence ATGGACATCGGCTTTATCGGTCTCGGCGTCATGGGCCAGCCGATGGCGCTCAATCTGGCGCGCGCGGGAAAGCCGCTGACGGTCTGGAACCGCTCGGCCGAGCGTTGCGAGCCGCTGCGCGCGGCGGGCGCAAAAGTGGCGGCCGATGCCGCCGAGGTTTTCGCGGTTACACGCATCGTTATCCTGATGCTGGCGACGGAAGCGGCCATGGATGCCGTGCTGGGGCGCGGCTCAGCGGATTTCACAACGCATGTCGGCGGCCGCACCATCGTGCATATGGGCACGACCTCGGCCGACTATTCGCGCCGGCTCGGCGCCGACATCGAGGCCGCCGGCGGTACCTATGTCGAAGCGCCGGTTTCCGGCTCGCGCAAGCCGGCGGAGGCCGGGCAACTGGTGGCGATGCTGGCCGGCGCGCCGGAGGTGGTCGAGACTGTCCGGCCGCTGCTCCAGCCGATGTGTCGCGACATGGTGCCATGCGGGGTGGTGCCCAATGCGCTCTTGATGAAGCTCGCGGTTAATATATTCCTGATCACCATGGTGACGGGCCTTGCCGAGTCCGTGCATTTCGCCGAGCGGCACGGGCTGGATCTCGAACGGCTGGTCGCCGTGCTTAATGCCGGGCCGATGGCGAGCGACGTCTCCCGCATCAAGGCGGCCAAGCTCCTTAGCGGAGATTTCTCCGTGCAGGCGGCGATCACCGACGTGTTCAAGAACAACCGGCTGATCACTGAAGCGGCGCGCACGGCCAAGGTGGCTTCGCCGCTGCTCGATGTTTGCCACGCGCTCTATGGCGAAACGGAAGCGATGGGACTGGGCCAGGAAGACATGGCCGCCGTTATCCGCGCGCTTGAACAGCGCACGGCGGCGGCGCGGGCTACCTGA
- a CDS encoding AraC family transcriptional regulator, whose protein sequence is MRTPVEKAIWFIESHFAEDVTLDAVARVCGLSRFQMSRLFSHATGKSVSAYLRGRRLSEAARALAAGAPDILAVALQAGYGSHEAFSRAFRDQFGLTPAEIRTRGDLNGIALVEPLREDPKVSVSLPPPRIETPGPLLIAGLGRRFASDDFAGIPALWQEFTPHLGAIPGQKGKATYGLVTGVGAGDGYFYLAGVEMRTLADLDGTFTGIRLPAQRWAAFRHAGHVTTIAATIHAVFTQALPAAGLIPGDMPDLIERYGEGFDPVTGAGGFEIWVPVR, encoded by the coding sequence ATGCGGACACCGGTCGAAAAGGCGATCTGGTTCATCGAAAGCCACTTCGCCGAAGATGTCACGCTCGATGCCGTGGCCAGGGTCTGCGGCCTTTCGCGGTTCCAGATGTCGCGCCTGTTCTCTCACGCCACCGGGAAAAGCGTCAGCGCCTATCTGCGCGGACGGCGGCTGAGCGAAGCCGCCCGCGCGCTGGCCGCCGGCGCTCCTGACATCCTCGCCGTCGCGCTGCAGGCCGGTTACGGTTCGCATGAAGCCTTCTCACGCGCCTTTCGCGATCAATTCGGCCTGACGCCGGCCGAAATCCGCACGCGCGGCGATCTCAATGGCATCGCCCTGGTCGAGCCCTTGCGCGAGGACCCCAAGGTCAGCGTCAGCCTGCCGCCGCCGCGCATCGAGACGCCCGGCCCGTTGCTGATAGCCGGCCTCGGTCGCCGTTTCGCGAGTGATGATTTCGCCGGCATACCGGCGCTGTGGCAGGAATTCACGCCGCATCTCGGCGCGATCCCGGGCCAGAAGGGCAAGGCCACTTACGGGCTGGTCACCGGTGTCGGCGCCGGCGACGGCTATTTTTATCTGGCCGGTGTCGAAATGCGGACCCTCGCCGATCTCGATGGCACCTTCACCGGCATCAGGCTGCCGGCGCAGCGTTGGGCCGCCTTTCGGCATGCCGGGCACGTCACCACCATCGCCGCCACCATTCACGCGGTCTTTACGCAGGCCCTGCCGGCGGCCGGACTGATACCGGGAGACATGCCCGACCTGATCGAACGTTATGGCGAAGGTTTCGACCCCGTCACCGGCGCCGGCGGCTTCGAAATCTGGGTTCCGGTCAGGTAG
- a CDS encoding transglutaminase-like domain-containing protein, which yields MDTLNAARTHPAHARLAHKCPEAVLDYYARQSAFSTPGRHAALFDALPSDPADIARIVQGLLIYEHVTEPFYGCPITTERRAESHIRPVEAIVDRLLALDGQPLSVARPPERRLVGICRHFMLLAVAIFRHHGIPARGRGGFGAYFNPGKYEDHWVCEYWKADEGRWALLDAQFDAIFIRNLAIGHGIHDVPRDRFLTAPDAWRLCRAGALDPELFGIEFSQMRGLWFIAGNMTRDLATLNGCEILPWDVWGAQPAIDARLSNDQLVFFDEVARLTANPDANFDAMRRRFADDAGLALPRSVFNALRQRQEQVFEV from the coding sequence ATGGACACCCTCAATGCCGCACGCACGCACCCCGCTCACGCCCGCCTTGCCCACAAATGCCCCGAAGCCGTCCTCGACTATTATGCGCGGCAATCCGCCTTCAGCACGCCCGGCCGCCACGCCGCACTGTTCGACGCCTTGCCGTCCGACCCCGCCGACATAGCGCGCATCGTCCAGGGCCTGCTGATCTACGAACACGTCACCGAGCCGTTCTACGGCTGCCCGATCACCACCGAGCGCCGCGCCGAGAGCCATATCCGCCCGGTCGAGGCCATTGTCGACCGGCTGTTGGCGCTTGATGGCCAGCCCCTGTCGGTCGCCCGTCCGCCCGAGCGGCGGCTGGTCGGCATCTGTCGGCATTTCATGCTGCTCGCCGTCGCCATCTTCCGCCACCACGGCATCCCAGCACGCGGCAGGGGCGGTTTCGGCGCTTATTTCAACCCCGGGAAATATGAAGACCATTGGGTCTGCGAATACTGGAAGGCGGATGAAGGCCGCTGGGCACTGCTGGACGCCCAGTTCGACGCCATCTTCATACGCAACCTCGCCATCGGCCATGGCATCCATGACGTGCCGCGCGACCGCTTCCTGACGGCGCCCGACGCCTGGCGGTTATGCCGCGCCGGCGCGCTGGACCCGGAGCTGTTCGGCATCGAGTTCTCGCAGATGCGCGGCCTCTGGTTCATCGCCGGCAACATGACGCGCGATCTCGCCACCCTGAACGGCTGCGAAATCCTGCCATGGGACGTATGGGGCGCGCAGCCGGCCATCGATGCCCGGCTTTCGAACGATCAACTCGTCTTCTTCGACGAGGTCGCCCGGCTGACCGCCAATCCGGACGCGAATTTTGATGCGATGCGCCGCCGTTTCGCCGATGATGCCGGGCTCGCGCTGCCGCGATCCGTCTTCAACGCCTTGCGCCAGCGACAGGAGCAGGTTTTCGAGGTCTGA
- a CDS encoding MFS transporter codes for MSDVTMQRASGRGIWGWMFFDWAAQPFFTVVTTFIFGPYFVSRLSADPAMGQAVWGYGLAAAGLVIAILSPILGSIADQTGPRKPWIAFFATIKIISLSMLWFAAPGSNLFLIVLFFSLASVAAEFSTVFNDSMMPRLVPKSEIGKISNVAWGLGYLGGMVALIFVVTMLAGSPETGKTIAGLDPLFGLDPKLGEDARATGPLSALWYLIFILPMFFFTPDAVKGVPVGPAVRRGLTELKSTLAEVRKRAGIFRFLVARMIYQDGVNALLSLGGAFAAAMFGWSITEIGIFGIILNVVAILGCWVAARLDTALGSKVVVMIALVLLCIATIGIISTGPGYTLFGWLQFTAAEADPHKLFGTPAEKAYIAYGLLIGLAFGPVQASSRSYMARSVTAEESGRYFGIYALAGRATSFLAPFLIATVTATTGSPRLGMAMIILFLVGGMAILAGTPYPADKTEHE; via the coding sequence ATGAGCGACGTGACCATGCAGCGCGCCTCCGGGCGCGGCATCTGGGGCTGGATGTTCTTCGACTGGGCGGCGCAGCCCTTCTTCACCGTGGTCACCACCTTCATCTTCGGCCCCTATTTCGTCTCGCGCCTGTCGGCCGACCCCGCCATGGGCCAGGCGGTGTGGGGCTACGGCCTCGCCGCGGCCGGCTTGGTGATCGCCATCCTGTCGCCGATCCTCGGCTCGATCGCCGACCAGACGGGCCCGCGCAAACCGTGGATCGCCTTCTTCGCGACGATCAAGATCATCAGCCTGTCGATGCTGTGGTTCGCCGCGCCGGGCTCGAACCTGTTCCTGATCGTGCTGTTCTTCTCGCTCGCCTCGGTGGCGGCGGAGTTCTCGACGGTGTTCAACGATTCCATGATGCCGCGCCTGGTGCCGAAGAGCGAGATCGGCAAGATCTCCAACGTCGCCTGGGGGCTCGGCTATCTCGGCGGCATGGTGGCGCTGATCTTCGTGGTGACGATGCTGGCCGGGTCGCCGGAAACCGGCAAGACCATCGCCGGTCTCGACCCGCTGTTCGGCCTCGATCCGAAGCTCGGCGAGGACGCGCGCGCCACCGGGCCGCTTTCGGCGCTGTGGTATCTTATCTTCATCCTGCCGATGTTCTTCTTCACGCCGGACGCGGTGAAGGGCGTGCCGGTGGGGCCGGCGGTGCGGCGCGGGCTGACGGAACTGAAGTCGACGCTCGCCGAGGTGCGCAAGCGCGCCGGCATCTTCCGTTTCCTCGTCGCCCGCATGATCTACCAGGACGGCGTCAACGCGCTGCTTTCGCTCGGCGGTGCCTTCGCGGCCGCGATGTTCGGCTGGTCGATCACCGAGATCGGCATCTTCGGCATCATCCTGAACGTCGTCGCCATCCTCGGCTGCTGGGTGGCGGCACGTCTCGACACCGCGCTCGGCTCGAAAGTGGTGGTGATGATCGCGCTGGTGCTTTTGTGCATCGCCACCATCGGCATCATCTCGACGGGGCCGGGCTACACGCTGTTCGGCTGGCTGCAGTTCACGGCGGCCGAGGCCGACCCGCACAAGCTGTTCGGCACGCCGGCCGAGAAGGCCTATATCGCCTACGGCCTGCTGATCGGCCTGGCCTTCGGCCCAGTGCAGGCGTCGTCACGCTCCTATATGGCGCGCAGCGTCACGGCCGAAGAATCCGGCCGTTATTTCGGCATCTATGCGCTGGCCGGCCGGGCAACCAGCTTCCTGGCGCCATTCCTGATCGCAACCGTAACGGCGACGACCGGCTCGCCGCGCCTCGGCATGGCGATGATCATCCTGTTCCTGGTCGGCGGCATGGCGATCCTGGCCGGCACGCCCTACCCGGCGGACAAGACGGAACACGAGTAG
- the purH gene encoding bifunctional phosphoribosylaminoimidazolecarboxamide formyltransferase/IMP cyclohydrolase has protein sequence MAVAAKNIPAPDLVPVRRALLSVSDKTGLIDFAAALAKAGVELISTGGTAKSIAAAGIAVRDVSELTGFPEIMDGRVKTLHPSVHGALLGVRDDPEHAAAMREHGIEPIDLVVVNLYPFEEVRASGAAYTAVVENIDIGGPAMVRASAKNHAYVAIVTEPEDYAAVLETLAANGGALPLDFRKRLAAKAFARTAAYDAAISGWFAEELKIEQPSWRAFGGRLHSVMRYGENPHQSAGFYVNGDKRPGVATARQLQGKQLSYNNINDTDAAYELVGEFDPARTAAVAIIKHANPCGVAEGASLREAYLKALACDPVSAFGGIVALNRLLDAEAAEEIVKTFTEVIIAPEASEAAAAIVAAKKNLRLLVTGGLPDPRQAGIMVKSVAGGLLVQGRDNAVVDDLDLKVVTRRAPTEAEMADLKFAFRIAKHVKSNAIVYAKDRATVGVGAGQMSRVDSSRIAARKALDAAEAAGHAEPLTRGSVVASDAFFPFADGLLAAVEAGATAVIQPGGSMRDEDVIKAADEHGIAMVFTGIRHFRH, from the coding sequence ATGGCCGTCGCCGCCAAGAACATTCCCGCGCCGGACCTCGTCCCCGTCCGCCGCGCGCTGCTCTCCGTTTCCGACAAGACCGGCCTCATTGATTTCGCGGCGGCCCTTGCCAAGGCGGGTGTCGAACTGATCTCCACCGGCGGCACCGCCAAGTCGATCGCCGCAGCCGGCATTGCCGTGCGCGATGTCTCCGAACTCACCGGCTTTCCCGAGATCATGGACGGCCGCGTCAAGACCCTGCACCCCTCGGTGCACGGCGCCTTGCTCGGCGTGCGCGACGATCCCGAACATGCGGCCGCCATGCGCGAGCACGGCATCGAACCTATCGACCTCGTCGTGGTTAATCTCTACCCGTTCGAGGAAGTGCGCGCTTCCGGCGCCGCTTATACGGCGGTGGTCGAGAACATCGATATCGGCGGCCCGGCCATGGTACGCGCCTCGGCCAAGAACCACGCTTATGTCGCCATCGTCACCGAACCGGAAGACTATGCCGCCGTGCTGGAAACGCTCGCCGCCAATGGCGGCGCGCTGCCGCTCGATTTCCGCAAGCGGCTGGCGGCCAAGGCCTTCGCCCGCACCGCCGCCTATGATGCGGCGATTTCCGGTTGGTTCGCCGAGGAGCTGAAGATCGAGCAGCCGAGCTGGCGCGCCTTCGGCGGCCGGCTGCACTCGGTCATGCGTTATGGCGAGAACCCGCACCAGTCGGCCGGTTTCTACGTCAACGGCGACAAACGCCCCGGTGTCGCCACCGCGCGCCAGCTACAGGGCAAGCAGCTCTCCTACAACAACATCAACGACACCGACGCGGCCTATGAACTGGTCGGCGAGTTCGACCCGGCGCGCACGGCGGCGGTTGCCATCATCAAGCACGCCAATCCGTGCGGCGTTGCCGAAGGCGCGTCGCTGAGGGAAGCCTATCTCAAGGCACTGGCCTGCGATCCGGTCTCGGCCTTCGGCGGCATCGTGGCACTGAACCGCCTGCTCGACGCCGAGGCGGCGGAAGAGATCGTCAAGACCTTCACCGAGGTCATCATCGCTCCAGAAGCCTCCGAGGCGGCCGCCGCCATCGTCGCCGCCAAGAAGAACCTGCGTCTGCTGGTCACCGGCGGCCTGCCAGACCCGCGCCAGGCGGGCATCATGGTGAAGTCCGTCGCCGGCGGCCTGCTGGTGCAGGGCCGCGACAATGCCGTGGTCGACGACCTCGACCTCAAGGTGGTGACAAGGCGCGCGCCGACCGAAGCCGAAATGGCCGACCTGAAATTCGCCTTCCGCATCGCCAAGCATGTGAAGTCGAATGCCATCGTCTATGCCAAGGACCGCGCCACCGTCGGCGTCGGCGCCGGCCAGATGAGCCGCGTCGATTCCTCGCGCATCGCCGCCCGCAAGGCGCTCGATGCCGCTGAAGCCGCGGGTCATGCCGAGCCGCTGACCAGGGGTTCGGTCGTTGCCTCCGACGCTTTCTTCCCCTTCGCCGACGGCCTGCTCGCCGCCGTCGAGGCTGGCGCGACGGCCGTCATCCAGCCGGGCGGCTCGATGCGCGACGAGGATGTCATCAAGGCAGCCGACGAGCACGGCATCGCCATGGTCTTCACCGGGATCAGGCACTTCAGGCATTAG
- a CDS encoding GIY-YIG nuclease family protein, whose protein sequence is MTSIDRKAAIAAYKKRAAPAGIYALTCAKAGRRWVGHAPDLDAMPNRLWFTLRLGSHRSADLQATYNQFGQDVIAIEIVERFEDDARPEGAALKERLAFWRDRIGAQPA, encoded by the coding sequence ATGACGAGCATCGACAGGAAAGCCGCCATCGCGGCCTACAAGAAACGCGCGGCCCCGGCGGGCATCTATGCATTGACCTGCGCGAAGGCGGGCAGGCGCTGGGTCGGCCATGCGCCGGACCTCGACGCCATGCCGAACCGGCTGTGGTTCACGCTGCGGCTGGGCAGTCACCGCTCGGCAGACCTTCAGGCTACCTACAACCAGTTCGGCCAGGACGTTATCGCCATCGAAATCGTCGAACGCTTCGAGGACGACGCCCGACCGGAAGGTGCTGCGCTGAAGGAGCGCCTCGCCTTCTGGCGCGACAGGATCGGCGCGCAGCCGGCCTGA
- a CDS encoding DUF2239 family protein: protein MSLSLTGASTAFQGDRIVASGPLVEVALAIRAFGNAPADVPVLVFDDSTGSVVDLDLRGSDAEIMSRLAERFPPTPPTGTEPPSTTQASEAGTRGRGRPKLGVVAREVTLLPRQWEWLAAQPGGASQVLRRLVDAARRADGGESVRRSRQEVAYRFLSAMAGNLPGFEEAMRALFAGDGEGFEAKTAGWPVDIRTHALKLAGFARGL from the coding sequence ATGTCCCTGTCCTTGACCGGAGCCAGCACCGCCTTCCAGGGCGACCGCATCGTCGCCAGTGGACCGCTTGTCGAGGTGGCCCTGGCGATCAGGGCGTTTGGCAATGCGCCAGCGGATGTGCCGGTGCTCGTGTTCGACGATTCGACCGGGTCCGTCGTCGATCTCGATCTGCGCGGTTCGGATGCCGAAATTATGTCCCGGTTGGCCGAACGGTTTCCGCCAACCCCACCGACCGGAACCGAGCCGCCATCCACGACGCAAGCGAGCGAGGCCGGCACGCGTGGCCGGGGTCGGCCGAAACTCGGCGTGGTGGCGCGCGAGGTGACGCTGCTGCCGCGGCAATGGGAATGGTTGGCAGCGCAGCCGGGCGGCGCCTCGCAGGTGCTGCGCCGGCTGGTCGACGCCGCGCGCCGCGCCGATGGCGGCGAGAGCGTCCGACGCTCCCGCCAGGAGGTTGCCTACCGGTTCCTCTCAGCAATGGCCGGAAACCTGCCGGGTTTCGAGGAAGCCATGCGGGCGTTGTTTGCCGGAGACGGCGAAGGTTTCGAGGCGAAAACAGCGGGCTGGCCGGTCGATATCAGGACCCATGCGCTGAAACTCGCCGGCTTCGCGCGGGGTCTGTGA
- a CDS encoding heparinase II/III family protein, giving the protein MALAADDTTRLWTLVAKEVWRKARRRLRAGPVYRWRYSGRTPERVLIAPPDLRLADPQIALEIYYGRFPLSGHLVETGGQSPFQLDVAHNGWQRSLHGFRWLRHMRAAGTELAAANARALASDWIAAHGNRIAGIAWEPGTTAKRIIAWQQHSSVVLQGAEFPFYRAFLKSLAVQIRYLRSVTREMPDGKDRLRARVALAFAALSLPAPASALRAATRNLGEELDRQILPDGGHISRNPLAVLELLADLLPLRQTYANQAETPPAALIGAIDRMLPALRFFRHHDGSLARFNGMGATIQDRIAAILRHDDTAGQPLLHAPYSGYERLAMGDVTVIADTGAPPPLDVSNSAHAGCLSFELSSGRQHYIVNAGVDTYGAAEFRPLARATAAHSTATLNDTSSARFALSLRVGGLPGSPLLGGPRNVSSQRLDDGGRQGFVARHDGYAQRFGIVHERELILSANGNVLTGRDRFLRSSGGAIRNDGRDDVAIRFHIHPDTSLFRDEHDRLVLAAEGGDIWVFTSPEIQPEVEESIFFAGIAGPRRSRQIVLHFNASALAEAHWQFVRTGPAGFAARS; this is encoded by the coding sequence TTGGCACTCGCTGCCGACGACACGACGCGTCTGTGGACGCTCGTCGCGAAGGAGGTTTGGCGCAAGGCGCGCCGACGCCTGCGCGCCGGGCCTGTCTATCGCTGGCGTTATTCGGGACGTACGCCCGAACGCGTGCTGATCGCGCCGCCTGACTTGAGGCTGGCCGACCCGCAGATCGCGCTCGAGATCTATTATGGACGTTTCCCGCTCTCCGGCCATCTGGTCGAGACCGGCGGCCAGTCGCCGTTCCAGCTCGACGTCGCCCACAATGGCTGGCAGCGATCGCTGCACGGCTTCCGCTGGCTGCGCCATATGCGCGCCGCCGGCACGGAGCTTGCCGCCGCCAATGCCCGCGCGCTTGCTTCCGACTGGATCGCCGCGCATGGCAACCGCATTGCCGGCATCGCCTGGGAGCCGGGCACCACGGCCAAGCGCATCATCGCCTGGCAGCAGCATTCTTCCGTAGTGCTGCAGGGCGCCGAGTTCCCCTTCTACCGCGCTTTCTTGAAATCGCTCGCCGTCCAGATCCGCTACCTGCGTTCGGTGACACGCGAGATGCCGGACGGCAAGGACAGGCTGCGCGCCCGCGTCGCGCTCGCCTTCGCGGCGCTGTCGCTGCCGGCGCCGGCCTCGGCGCTGCGCGCGGCGACACGCAATCTCGGCGAGGAACTCGACCGGCAGATCCTGCCCGACGGCGGCCATATCTCGCGCAATCCGTTGGCCGTGCTGGAGCTGCTTGCCGACCTTCTGCCGCTGCGCCAGACTTATGCCAACCAGGCCGAGACACCGCCCGCGGCCTTGATCGGCGCCATCGACCGCATGCTGCCGGCGCTGCGTTTCTTCCGCCACCATGACGGCAGCCTCGCCCGTTTCAACGGCATGGGCGCCACCATCCAGGACCGCATCGCCGCCATCCTGCGCCATGACGACACCGCCGGCCAGCCGCTGCTGCATGCACCCTATTCCGGCTATGAGCGGCTGGCCATGGGCGACGTCACCGTCATCGCCGACACCGGCGCCCCGCCACCGCTCGACGTTTCCAATTCCGCCCATGCCGGCTGCCTGTCCTTCGAACTGTCGTCCGGCCGCCAGCACTACATCGTCAATGCCGGCGTCGACACCTATGGCGCCGCCGAATTCCGGCCGCTGGCGCGCGCCACCGCCGCCCATTCCACGGCAACCCTCAACGACACATCGTCGGCGCGCTTTGCCCTGTCGCTGCGTGTCGGCGGCCTGCCGGGTTCGCCTTTGCTCGGCGGTCCACGCAACGTTTCCAGCCAGCGCCTCGACGACGGTGGCCGGCAAGGCTTCGTCGCCCGCCACGATGGCTACGCGCAGCGTTTCGGCATTGTACACGAGCGCGAGCTGATCCTGTCGGCGAATGGCAATGTGCTGACCGGCCGTGACCGCTTCCTGCGCTCCAGCGGCGGGGCGATCCGCAATGACGGCCGCGACGACGTCGCCATCCGCTTCCACATCCACCCCGACACTAGCCTGTTCCGCGATGAACACGACCGGCTGGTGCTGGCCGCCGAGGGCGGCGACATCTGGGTGTTCACCTCACCGGAAATCCAGCCCGAGGTCGAGGAATCGATCTTCTTCGCCGGTATCGCCGGTCCGCGCCGCAGCCGCCAGATCGTCCTGCATTTCAACGCGTCGGCCTTGGCCGAAGCGCATTGGCAGTTCGTCCGCACCGGCCCGGCCGGTTTCGCCGCCCGAAGCTGA
- a CDS encoding RsmB/NOP family class I SAM-dependent RNA methyltransferase, which translates to MRQDGRAARKPTSHRQDDTPEAPGLTARKAAARLLAAVIDAHTPLDGLTDNEHGHPQYRALDGRDRALVRAILVTALRHRMTIAGLLARRLEKPLPANATTLSHILHVAAAQVLFLDVPDSAAVDLAVTHAKADPRTARFSGLVNGVLRTLVRAKNAELPKVLAATDDAPAWFAERLRAAYGSEAARTILAAHRLEAPVDFTVKADPTLWAERLGGIVLPTGTVRVEKLPAPVPELPGFAEGAWWVQDAAAALPARLFGDIAGKRVADLCAAPGGKTAQLVLAGARVTAVDASKNRLVRLGQNLDRLGMKAEIVQSDLLAFAPAELFDAVLLDAPCSSTGTVRRHPDVPWTKTPADIQKLADLQRRLLERAVTLVRPGGRIVFSNCSLDPIEGEDLHRAFLAEVADVDDDPIRADEADDAEGIAAFVTPQGTLRTTPAGFDLGNPALSGLDGFFAARLRRKP; encoded by the coding sequence GTGAGGCAGGACGGCAGGGCTGCCCGCAAGCCGACGTCGCACCGCCAGGACGACACGCCCGAAGCACCCGGCCTTACCGCGCGCAAGGCGGCGGCGCGGCTGCTGGCTGCCGTGATCGACGCGCATACGCCGCTCGACGGGCTGACCGACAACGAACATGGCCACCCGCAATACCGCGCGCTCGACGGGCGCGACCGCGCGCTGGTGCGCGCCATTCTGGTGACGGCGCTGCGCCATCGCATGACCATTGCGGGCCTGCTCGCGCGCCGGCTGGAAAAACCCTTGCCCGCCAACGCCACCACGCTGTCGCACATCCTGCATGTGGCAGCCGCACAGGTGCTGTTCCTCGATGTGCCCGACAGCGCCGCCGTCGATCTCGCCGTCACCCACGCCAAGGCCGATCCGCGCACCGCGCGTTTTTCCGGCCTCGTCAACGGCGTGCTGAGAACACTGGTACGCGCCAAGAATGCCGAGCTTCCAAAGGTGCTTGCCGCCACCGACGACGCCCCGGCCTGGTTCGCGGAACGCTTGCGCGCCGCCTATGGCTCCGAAGCCGCGCGGACGATCCTCGCCGCGCACCGGCTCGAGGCGCCGGTCGATTTCACGGTGAAAGCCGATCCGACGCTCTGGGCTGAACGGCTCGGCGGCATCGTCCTGCCGACCGGAACGGTGCGCGTGGAAAAGCTGCCCGCGCCGGTGCCCGAACTGCCCGGCTTCGCTGAAGGCGCCTGGTGGGTGCAGGACGCCGCCGCTGCCCTGCCGGCCAGGCTTTTCGGCGATATTGCCGGCAAACGCGTTGCCGACCTATGTGCTGCCCCCGGCGGCAAGACCGCGCAGCTCGTGTTGGCGGGCGCCAGGGTGACGGCAGTCGACGCGTCGAAAAACAGGCTGGTCCGGCTCGGCCAGAATCTCGACCGGCTCGGCATGAAGGCCGAGATCGTCCAATCCGACTTGCTCGCCTTCGCGCCGGCAGAGCTTTTCGATGCCGTTCTGCTCGACGCGCCCTGCTCGTCGACCGGCACCGTGCGCCGTCATCCCGACGTGCCCTGGACCAAGACGCCGGCCGATATCCAGAAGCTGGCCGACCTGCAGCGCCGGCTGCTCGAACGCGCGGTGACGCTGGTGCGTCCCGGCGGCCGCATTGTCTTTTCCAACTGTTCGCTCGACCCCATCGAGGGCGAGGATCTTCATCGCGCCTTCCTGGCGGAAGTGGCGGATGTCGACGACGACCCGATTCGGGCCGACGAGGCCGACGACGCCGAGGGCATCGCCGCCTTCGTCACGCCGCAAGGCACGCTGCGCACCACGCCGGCGGGCTTCGACCTTGGCAATCCAGCTCTTTCCGGTCTCGACGGCTTTTTTGCCGCACGGCTGCGCCGGAAGCCCTGA